The following proteins come from a genomic window of Accipiter gentilis chromosome 2, bAccGen1.1, whole genome shotgun sequence:
- the LOC126049338 gene encoding lymphocyte antigen 6E-like codes for MKAFLIALLAVVLCAEQASSLFCYTCDNEHSNWNCLKTYKCEDHEKYCLTTYSSAGFGKDIGHRITKKCSVDCPETNVDFGMAAYSTKCCSTSLCNFSGANSIKISYAVMFLGIVASLICVIRAGL; via the exons ATGAAGGCTTTTCTGATTGCCCTGCTGGCGGTAGTCCTGTGTGCCGAGCAAG CTTCCTCGCTGTTTTGCTACACATGCGACAATGAACACTCCAACTGGAACTGTCTTAAAACCTATAAGTGTGAAGACCATGAGAAATACTGTCTAACCACATACAGCTCTGCTGGGTTTG GCAAGGACATAGGACACCGCATCACCAAGAAATGTTCTGTAGACTGTCCTGAGACGAACGTGGACTTCGGTATGGCGGCTTATTCCACCAAATGCTGTAGCACCTCCCTGTGCAATTTCAGCGGTGCCAACAGCATAAAAATCAGCTACGCTGTGATGTTCCTGGGAATTGTGGCCAGTTTGATCTGTGTCATCAGGGCAGGATTGTGA